The following coding sequences lie in one Primulina huaijiensis isolate GDHJ02 chromosome 2, ASM1229523v2, whole genome shotgun sequence genomic window:
- the LOC140968962 gene encoding SKP1-like protein 1B, which produces MSSKKMIKLKSSEGDMFEVEELVAMESQTIRHMIEDDCADSVIPLPNVASNILAKVIEYCKRHVQTSSKADTDVLGMMADSELNQFDTEFVRVDQDTLFDLMLAANYLNIKGLLDLTCQTVADMMKGKTPEQIRKQFNIKNDYTPEEEEEVRKENAWAFE; this is translated from the exons ATGTCTTCCAAGAAGATGATCAAGCTGAAGAGTTCGGAGGGGGATATGTTCGAGGTGGAGGAGTTGGTGGCCATGGAATCGCAAACCATAAGACATATGATCGAAGATGACTGTGCCGATTCTGTCATCCCCCTTCCCAACGTCGCCTCCAATATATTGGCCAAGGTGATCGAGTACTGCAAGCGCCACGTGCAAACTTCTTCCAAGGCCGACACTGATGTCCTCGGGATGATGGCCGattctgaactgaaccagttcgaTACCGAATTTGTGCGTGTTGATCAGGACACGCTGTTTGATCTCATGTTG gcTGCGAACTACTTGAACATCAAGGGCTTGCTTGATCTCACATGCCAAACTGTTGCCGACATGATGAAAGGGAAGACCCCGGAGCAAATCCGCAAGCAGTTCAACATAAAAAACGACTACACCCctgaggaagaagaagaagttcgCAAGGAAAACGCATGGGCATTCGAGTGA
- the LOC140968955 gene encoding glycerate dehydrogenase-like, with protein sequence MPGTRWINLLIEQDCRLEICTEKKTILSVEDILALIGDKCDGVIGQLTEDWAETLFSALSRAGGKAFSNMAVGYNNVDVNSATKYGIAVGNTPGVLTETTAELAASLSLAAARRIVEADEFMRAGLYDGWLPHLFVGNLLKGQTVGVIGAGRIGSAYARMMVEGFKMNLIYYDLYQATRLEKFITAYGQFLKSNGEEPVTWRRATSMDEVLREADLISLHPILDKTTYHLVNKERLSKMKKEAILINCSRGPVIDEVALVEHLKANPMFRVGLDVFEDEPYMKPGLAEMKNAVIVPHIASASKWTREGMATLAALNVLGKIKGYPVWSNPNSVEAFLDEKSPPPAACPSIVNSKALGLRISKL encoded by the exons ATGCCCGGAACCCGATGGATCAATCTCTTGATAGAACAAGATTGTCGTCTTGAA ATATGCACAGAGAAGAAAACCATATTGTCTGTTGAAGACATCCTTGCTTTGATTGGTGACAAATGTGATGGAGTCATTGGGCAG TTAACTGAGGACTGGGCGGAGACACTATTTTCTGCATTGAGCAGAGCAGGAGGAAAAGCATTTAGCAACATGGCTGTGGGGTACAACAATGTTGATGTGAATTCTGCTACTAAATATGGTATTGCTGTTGGAAATACACCT GGAGTACTGACAGAGACTACAGCTGAGTTAGCTGCTTCACTTTCATTAGCTGCTGCAAGAAGAATTGTTGAAGCAGATGAGTTCATGAGGGCAGGATTATACGATGGATGGCTTCCTCATCT ATTTGTAGGAAATTTACTCAAAGGACAGACAGTTGGAGTTATTGGAGCAGGTCGCATTGGATCTGCTTATGCTAGAATGATG GTTGAAGGGTTTAAAATGAACTTGATTTACTATGACCTCTACCAAGCAACTCGTCTTGAGAAGTTCATCACAG CTTATGGGCAGTTCTTGAAATCCAATGGTGAAGAGCCTGTAACTTGGAGAAGGGCCACTTCGATGGATGAGGTTCTTCGAGAGGCTGATTTG ATAAGCCTGCATCCGATCCTTGATAAAACAACTTACCATTTAGTCAATAAAGAAAGACTTTCAAAGATGAAGAAG GAAGCGATATTAATAAACTGCAGCAGGGGGCCTGTTATAGATGAGGTAGCTCTGGTCGAGCATCTGAAAGCAAATCCTATGTTTCGAGTTGGTCTTGATGTGTTTGAG GATGAGCCATACATGAAACCTGGGCTAGCAGAAATGAAGAATGCAGTTATTGTTCCTCACATAGCCTCTGCTTCGAAA TGGACTCGCGAGGGAATGGCTACACTGGCTGCTCTAAACGTTCTG GGAAAAATAAAAGGATATCCAGTTTGGTCTAATCCCAACAGCGTGGAGGCTTTTCTTGACGAGAAATCACCTCCTCCTGCTGCATGCCCGAGCATTGTCAATTCAAAAGCTTTAG GTTTACGGATTTCGAAGCTCTAA